The nucleotide window CAAGCCAAATCACTGATGAAGTCGTTGAGGTCGTGCGCAATTCGGAAACCATCGTCAATCATTTCCACATCCCCCTCCAAGCCGGTTCGGATACAGTGCTAAAACGGATGAGAAGAAAATATACCACGGCTTATTACAGAGAACGTGTGGAGCGTCTGCAAGCTATTTTTCCCGATTTGGCGATTACGACCGATGTTATCGTCGGTTTCCCCGGGGAGACCGACGAAGAGTTCAGGGAAACGTATGACTTCGTTCGTGATTTGCAATTCTCCGAGATCCACGTTTTCCCTTATTCAAAACGAACAGGGACACCGGCTGCCCGCAGAGAGGACCAAGTGGATGCTGACGTGAAGAAACGACGGGTTCAACAGCTTATCAGCCTTTCCGATCAATTGGCAAAAGATTATGCGTCCAAGCATGAAGGTGAAGTGCTTGACATGATTCCGGAAGAAACAGATAAAGAAGATCCGGAGAGTGGGATGTATATCGGCTATACGAACAACTATTTGAAAGTGAAGGTTCCGGCCGTCGCTAATATGGTCGGAAAGATCATACGGGTGAAAATTACAAAAGCCGGTTACCCATACAATCATGGGGAATTCATTCGAGTACTTGATGATGCGGAAAAAACCCAATATGTACAAGCGTGAAGGAAAAACACGAAGGCATTGCCTTCGTGTTTTATTCCGGTGTAAACTCCATGAAAACTTCAATTTACCTTTCAGTACCCCCGGTTAATCGTTCAATGAAAGAAGCAAATGGGTTCACAAACGGCAGCACCAAGAGCGAGCAGATAAGGTTAAAAATAACTGAAGCATGGGCCACTTGCGCCGCCGGGTCAACTGCAAGCGTCGTGATAATGTGTGAGAATATCCCGATCAAAGGCAAGAACAGTAGGACGCCTCCGATATTTAGGAAAACGTTGGCCATCGCCGTTTGCATGGCTCCGCGCTTGGCACCTAGAGCCGCAAGAACGGCTGTGAGGCATGTCCCGATATTGGCGCCCATCATAATGGCAATCGCGGCATCCAATTGAATAAAATCGTTGGCATACATTTGAATCCCGATTGCGATTGTTGCTGTACTTGATTGAATAATGGTCGCGATGATTGTTCCGCCCAGAACTGCTGTACCCGCTGACATTCCTTCATTTTCCAGAAGCCAATCTGTCCATCCGTGTCCTGTGAGCTCTTGTCCCCAGGAACTCATGCCATCCATTGCGAGAAACATGCAACCAACCCCACAAAGAATCGTTCCCGGAAGAAATAGCTTACGTGTCCGCGACAATAGACAAAGGATGCCGGCCGCTATTGAAAACAATCCGAGCGTTTCACCGGAAAAAACAAGGATCTCAAGCGTTAATGTCGTTCCAACATTACTGCCGAGCATGATGCCGATGGTTTGGCGAAAAGGGATAATGCCGGCTGCCACAAGACTGACAGCCAGCACCATCACAGCGGAACTGCTCTGCAACAGTGCCGTAGCCGCAAAACCAACGAGAAAGCCGGCAAATGGATGAAGCGTGCTGTTAACAATTAATACCCGCACATGTTTAGGGGGAGATTGGCCAAGGCCAGTCCGGATAAGTGCAACGCCAAAAAGGAAAATGAAAATATATACGATCATGATCAGCAGTGAATATTCCATTGCTCGTCCTCCGTATTCCATATGTATGGCCATTCGGCAACAGTTATGTTTAAAAAAACAGGCCGTCAATAGAAGCCATGTATTCCGAAGTGAAAAAATAAATGGCAAAATGGAAGAACAAGGCGTTTGTTTGTTGCATTTTGAGCCGTTTTCTTATACAATTTTGTTAAATGAACAAACTTGCTCCAAAGGACAAGTTTTGTCATGGTTTCGTAAGCGGTTGTGCGGAGGGAGGGATTCAAATGGCTGAAACACGTATACGTAAAAATGAGTCACTCGATTCAGCTCTGCGACGTTTTAAGAAAGACGTGTCCAAAAGCGGGACATTGGCTGAGGTTCGTAAACGGAAACATTATGAAAAGCCAAGCGTGAAACGAAAGAAAAAATCGGAAGCGGCTCGCAAACGAAAGTAATGTGACCATCCATTAAATGCAAATCTTCTGGGATTCATTCCCCCGGGATTTATTTTCACCGGGGGTTTATATTTGCGGTTCTCCCCGGTTGTGTACATCCGCTCATATCTGAGTTTTCATGCATCCTATCTGCTCCACATTGTACATAGCGTACATCCCTAAAGTGTGATTTCTTGTCGAGGCAAAAAAAGTTTGATTTAATGGAAGTAAGTTGTGCTTCCACTCGAAGAAGGATGTAACGAAATTATCGGGAAGGGGCGTGAATAAATGGGAAGACATGTACGCATCTTATTCTTTCTGTTCCTCATGATTGCAGCAGGAATGATGATGCCGTTTTTCTCTGGTGCACAAAGCGATAACGCCACCGTTCATTTCATCCCTGTGGAGCAGACGGTTGAAAGTGGGTTAGAGGCATTTCTTGACCGTTCGATTACGGAGGCAACGGAAGAAGGCACCGACCACATCGTCCTTGAAATTGATACACCGGGCGGCACTGTTGACGCGGCCGGAAATATCGCAGAGATTATCCAGAATGCAGAAGTGCCCATTACGGCCTACGTCACCTCTGAAGCTTTGTCGGCGGGGGCATACATTGCACTTAATGCGGATAACATTATGATGGATCCGAGTGCACAGATGGGTGATGCAGCTGTTGTAGATGGATCGGGCAATACGGCCGGTGACAAAGCGCAGGCAGCTTGGGAGTCGAACATGGAGATTGCAGCCCAAAGCAATGAGCACGATCGCGATCCGGAGTATGCGAGAGCGATGGCGGATCCGGATGAACTGCTGACAATGAGTGCAGAACAAGCGTCGGATGTCGGTTACGCCGAGGACGTCGTCACCGATCGCGAAGAAGTGTTGGATTATTTGGGATTGGAAGACGCTGAACAGGTCGAATCCGAAGTCAGTCTTGCTGAACAGTTGACACGTTGGGTGACAAACCCGATGATTATTCCGATATTGCTGGCCGTCGGAGGCGTCGGTTTAATCATGGAGTTGTTTACGCCCGGGTTTGGATTGCCGGGATTAGTCGGCTTAGGATCGTTGGGGCTATTTTTCTTTGGCCATTTATTTGCCGGTTTTGCAGGAATGGAAGCGGTTATCTTACTCATTCTGGGATTGATGTTAATCGTTGCGGAAATAGTTTTCACCGGCTTTGGCATATTTGGAGTGCTGGGGCTGGCATCTATTATCGGAAGTGTGTTCATGGCCTCGTTTGACACGACACAAATTCTGTTTTCTGTCTTAATTGCCTTGGTCGTGGTCGTTATTGCGACAGTGTTGCTTTTTAAGTATTTCGGTAAAATCGGATTTATGCAAAAACTTGTATTGCAGAATGCTTCGGAACCTTCCGGAGACGCGGATGAAACGGCTTCAGATGATGAGCTCATCGGCCAAATCGGCCGATCGTTGACGCCTTTGCGCCCTTCGGGCTTGATGGTGCTCGCAGGGGAACATTTCGATGTTGTCGCTGACGGTGCTTACGTGGAAGCTGACAGTGAGGTGAGAGTCATATCTGTGTCCGGCCCGCGTATTGTTGTAAGGGCTGTTCATTAAAACAGCAGTATTAAAAAAGGAGGAGTTTACGTGCCAACAGAAATCATTACACTCGTAGCGATTGCCGTTGTTGTTATCGTTCTCGGGATTCTCTTTACGTTTATTCCGGTCGGCCTATGGATTGCTGCCTGGGCAGCTAACGTAAGAATCGGGATTTTCCAACTGGTCGGCATGCGTTTGCGGCGCATCGTGCCGAAACGTGTCGTCAACCCGTTGGTAAAAGCTAAAAAGGCAGGTTTGGATTTAAAACTGAATAAACTGGAAGGCCACTATTTGGCGGGAGGTAACGTTGACCGCGTCGTCAATGCTTTAATTGCCGCTCACCGTGCCAATATTGAATTGACATTTGAGCGTGCCGCAGCGATTGACCTCGCCGGGCGCGATGTCCTCGAAGCCGTTCAAATGAGCGTTAACCCGAAAGTAATTGAAACTCCTTTTATTGCCGGTGTAGCGATGGACGGGATTGAAATTAAAGCGTTATCCCGGATTACCGTACGGGCCAACATTGACCGTCTCGTCGGGGGCGCCGGTGAAGAAACGATTATTGCCCGTGTGGGCGAAGGGATTGTTTCTACCATCGGTTCCAGCGAGGATCATAAAGCAGTGCTTGAAAATCCTGATATGATCTCGCAAACCGTATTGAGTAAAGGGCTTGATTCCGGAACCGCCTTCGAAATTCTTTCTATTGATATTGCCGATATTGATATCGGGAAAAATATCGGCGCTCAATTACAAACGGATCAAGCAGAGGCTGACAAGAAAATTGCACAGGCGAAAGCGGAAGAACGCCGCGCCATGGCTGTAGCCCAAGAACAAGAAATGAATGCCCGCGTTGAAGAAATGCGAGCCAGAGTTGTTGAGGCCGAGGCCGAAGTTCCACAGGCAATGGCGGAAGCTTTACGCTCCGGAAACCTGGGTGTTATGGATTACTACAATTTGCAGAATGTGGAAGCTGACACCGATATGAGAAAGCATATCGGAAGTGCGACAAAGGACGATGACGAAGATATCAGGGATCCCCACAAAGGTCTGGATTAATGACGCAGTGATGGAAGAAAGGGGGATGGACCCTTGGATTTACTGTTTATATTCATTCTCATTTTCATTGCAACAACGATTTTTAATTCAATAAGCAATGCGAAGAAAAAGAATGAGGGCGAGCAACGTTCCCGGCCGGGAACGGGTCCGTCTCGTCAGCCTTCATCCGATGCATCCGGGAATGACCGGCAAGGGGAAGGCAGCACGTTTGGAGATCTCAGAAGACAATTTGAGGATATGATGAGAGACGCTGAACATCCGACCGAGCGAGCACCTCAAGCGGAGCGTCAAGTTTATCGGGAAGATAATAGTACGACAGAAACAAGTAGTGCGCACGCAGCATATGAACAGCAACGAGAGCGGTTACGCCGGGAGCGTGAGAATGCGAAGCAGCGATTGGAAAACACTGATGCGCCGGCGGTGGCTCCGGGGAAAAAGAAGCGTCAAAGCGAGGCCTTTCCCTTTAACAATTTATCAGGCAAAGACGTTGTGAAAGGCGTTGTTTGGTCGGAGGTGCTTAGCGAACCGAGAGCCAGAAAACCTCACAGGACGAATCGAATGATGAAATGAAAAGAACGCGGACGCCGCGTTCTTTTTTTTGCTAGATAAATAGGGACTGCTGAATAACGGAAAAAGACTGGCACATAAGCATTTTCCGTTGGTGTTGTCAAAGCTGGATGCAAGGAAATCCATCCTATAAACAAAAAAACCTTGCACTTCTGGCAACGCATGGAGGGACGGTGCTGCAATGGCGAGACTCCAGCGGAAAAACGGACGCGTCAAGCCCCCGCAGCGCCGGTTTTGCGCGAGGAGGCTTGACCGTTCGTCCGCGGAAAGCGAAACCATGGAAGCGCCATCTCGGCTTCAGCTGATAGCTGCACGTTGTTCAGCAATCCCTAAGTATCAAGCAACTTTCTTATCTACATAAGTGCAACGAAGGCTTTCACCATTAAAGCTTGGCGAAAAGCCAAGTTATCGAAAGATTTTTTCAAAAACCTGCTCTTCTTCTGTCCAACCTATAAGTGATACAGTCCGGATTCCTCACATATGTATAGTTGAGGAGGGATCCTTGTGAGGCGACTGTCAAGACAGATCAATAAGTGGCTGACGAAAGGGATGGAAGTACCGGCAGATGTCACGATGGGGGTGCCGAGGGTGACGATGATCGGTCATCTGCACGTTTATATAGAAAATCACCGAGGCATTCTTTCTTTTACTCCTCAACTCATAATCGTCCGTCTTTCTGAAGGGAAGTTGGAAGTTAAGGGGCAAGACTTGTATATTAAGGCTATTTTGCCTGAAGAGTTGGTTCTTGAAGGAACGATCGAACAAGTCACACATTTGGGGAGAGGTGAGGAGGTTTGATGTTTAAGAAAAACCCGGACTGGCTAGGCTTAGTAGAGATGAAGGTCGAAGGGGAAGCGCTTGAAACGTTCATCAATCAATGTGTGAAAAACAGTATTTCCTTAACGGAAATCAGGCGGACAAGCAGCGGCAAGAAACTGCAGGCAACGATACGAATTGCAGACGTTAAACGATTGCGCACTGTAGCGAAAATGACGAATGTATCGGTACGCTTTGGCAAGCGGCGCGGACTTTATTTACTCACCCGCCAGGGGCGACGCCGATTTGGCTTTATTATAGGAATTTTGGCATTTTGCACTGTGCTTGTTCTTCTTTCCCAACTTGTATGGCGAGTGGACATTGAAGGTGCGTCTCCGGGAATTGAACATGAAATTGAAGCGTGGGCAGCTGACATAGGGCTTCAGCCCGGACAGCCCCAGTGGGAGTTGCCGCCGGAAGCGGAGATCCAGCAACGAGTGAGCGAAGAAGTCCCGGGAGCCACGTGGATCGGCGTTGAACGGCAGGGGACAACTTATCAATTTCACGTCGTTGAGCAGCATCTCGCGGAAGAGGAAGATGAGGTTGCGCCGCGGAATCTTGTGGCAACCAAAAATGGGGTTATTCGGGATATTTATGTCGAGCATGGACGGGCAGAAGTGGCGCCGAACGCCTATGTGGAAGAAGGAGACGTGCTTATTTCCGGTTTGATTGGCCGTGAAGAAAGCGACGAGGAAGATATGGAAGAAATCGCGGCTATCGGAGACGTTCATGCAGAAACATGGTATCGCGGAACGATTGAATTGCCGTTGGAAATTAGCGGAGAAGTATTTACAGGAGAACGCACGAGAAGCCTTGATTTGCAGTTATTTGGAAATGAGTGGACATTTTGGGGGCAAGATGCCGAATCTTTATTTGAACGTCATCATGTAACAACGGATCAACTTCGAATCCCTTTATATTTCACGGACATTCCATTGCCGATAGAGCGCACGAGCTATGAAGAGAAAGCGATTGTTACACGGACGTATGAGGAAGAAGAGTTGGCGGAGATTGCAAAACAATTAGGGGAGCGGCAGTTATTGCGCAACTTGGATAGCGATGCGGAAATTTTATCAGAAAATATTTTACAGGAGCAAAGGGACAGTGGTAAAGTAAAGTTGTCCATTCTTTACGAGGTTGAAGAAGATATTGCGAGAGAAGCGCCTATCACACAAGGGGATTGAGAAATGTGACCGATCGAAAAGTCATTGATTTACATGTACAGGATACAGCTGAATTGCAAACGCTGTTCGGACCCAATGACGTTCATATCAAGCGCGTGGAAGAGCAACTGCAAGTTTCTATCGTCATTCGCGGCGAAGCGCTGGTCGTGAGTGGAGATGGGGAAAGCATCGCTACCATTGAACGCGTATTTGCTCAATTATTGCAACTTGTACGTAGAGGAACAGTGCTCGGTGAGCGTGATATCATCTACGCAATCCAACTGGACGGTCAAGGACAGTTGGACAAGCTAAACCATATTTATCAAGAAACAATCGCGACCAATGCCAAAGGTAAACCGATAACGGTGAAAACGCTCGGGCAGCAAGATTATGTGAGCGCTATCCGCAAATACGACATGGTGTTTGGGCTAGGCCCCGCCGGCACCGGCAAAACGTTTTTAGCGGTCGTAATGGCGGTTTCCGCTTTAAAAGCGGGCAGTGTACAACGGATCGTTCTTACACGCCCGGCGATTGAAGCAGGAGAAAATCTGGGGTTTCTCCCCGGAGATCTGAAAGAAAAAGTCGATCCTTATTTGCGCCCGCTGTATGATGCGCTCCATGATATTTTTGGCACCGAACATACATCGCGATTGATGGAACGAGGAACGATAGAAGTTGCTCCCCTTGCTTATATGCGAGGCCGTACGCTCGATGATGCATTTGTCATTCTTGATGAAGCACAAAACACTACTCCCGAACAGATAAAAATGTTTCTGACACGAATGGGATTTGGATCCAAAATGATCGTGAATGGCGATTTAACACAGGTCGATTTGCCAAAAGGGAAAAAATCGGGCTTACGCATGGCGATCGACATCCTCAAAGAAGTAAGTGACATCGCTTTTGTATATTTGAAAGGGGCCGACGTTGTTCGCCATACAATCGTGCAACGTGTGCTTGAGGCCTATGAAAAGTTTGAAGACGATCAATCTTCAAAGTGAGTGTTTGGGTGGAGTGAGTTGTCATGACAGCAAATAAAAATAAAAAGCAGAAATTGCAAACGCCCGGCACTCGCCATCGAAGCGTGCGTGTTAGTTTATTTTTACTGCTGGGCATTCTTCTTTATGTATCCATGTTGGACAACGTCCAGCCTGAACAACTGGACGTCTCCCTCTCCGAACCTGCCCCTGAAGATATTCGTTCCCCTATTACCGTTGAACATGAAGCGCTAACGGCTGAACGCGAACAGGCAGCATTGGATGAGCTTGACCCTTCGTACGTTCATCGAAATGACTATGTATTGATGCAAACGGAGAAAATCAACACGGTTTTTGAACTGGCAACAGAATTTCAAGCGGAAGATGCTGATGATACGTCGTCCGTCGACATCCAAGTGGAGCAATTGCAAGAAACGCTTGAAGAAGAGATGGATCAGCGACTGCCGGAAGAGACGCTTGAAATATTGCTGGATGAAAGCGAAGAACAACTGATGATTGGACGGGACGCCGCTCGGAATGCTGTCCATGAAGTGATGAATGAGGAGCTCGCTGTCGATGATGTTCCTGTCGCCAGGGAAGAAGCAGAGGAACGTGTTTCCATGTCAATGGGGAACTCACAGTTGCAGAACGCGAGTGCAGACATTGCCAGCCATATGGTAACGGCCAATTACATATATGATGATGAAAATACCGCGGAGCGCAGAGAAGAAGCGCTTGACGAAGTGGAACCGGTGCTTATTCGCGAAGGAGAACTGCTTGCCGAGGAAGGCGAAATCATTGATGCGGAAATTTATGAACAGTTGAACCTGACAGGTTTATTGGATGATGATTTTTCTCCGTTTCCTTATTTGGGTTTGTTGCTGTTTGTCGGAATGATCGTTGCCATGGTTGCTTTTTACGCTACGCAAACGAGTTCTCCCCTTCGTTATAGCAATCAGGCGCTTTTCCTGTATGTCCTCGTGTTTTTTATTATGCTGGCAACGATGAAAATCATGAGTGTGCTCAATCTGTTCGACATGGAAGGGATTTTGTGGGTCACGCCGGTCGCCCTCGGGACGATGCTTCTTGCCCAATTGCTCTCTTACCGGGTTGCGCTTTATACCGCTGTCTTGTTGGCTTTGGCCGGGAGTGTCATTTTCAATGGGGAAGCAACAGGCAACTTTCACGCTACGTTTATGGTTTACGCGCTATTCAGTGGATTGGCAGGGGTGTTTTTTCTCGGGAAAACGCCGCAAATCGCCAAGATTTTGCAATCAGGCGTCTTTATTGCGCTCATGAACGCATTAACGGTAACTGCATTTTACTTTTTAAGTAATGTTCCCATTGTTTTGGAAAGCTATGGCCTTGAAATCGGCTTTGCAGTGGGGTCCGGTTTTCTGGCAGCGGTTTTGACTTTGGGTTTTTTGCCTTTTTTTGAAACAGGGTTTAATATTCTCTCAAAAACGAAATTAATCGAGCTTTCGAATGCCAATCAGCCGTTGTTAAGAAAAATACTTTTGGAGGCGCCCGGTACTTACCATCACAGCGTCATGGTGGCCAACCTTTCGGAAGCGGCTTGCGAGGCGATTGGCACCAATGGTTTGCTTGCGCGTGTCGGTGCGTATTATCATGATCTTGGAAAAACGAAACGTCCGCAGTATTTTATTGAAAATCAAATGAAAATCGGCAATCCGCATGAACGCCTTTCACCGGATGTGAGTGCGCAGATTATTATTGATCACCCTTATGACGGTGCGCGAATGTTGGAAGCACACAATTTTCCAAAGCAAATTGTTGATTTCGCCAAAGAGCACCATGGGACGACGCTGCTGAAATATTTTTATCATAAGGCAAAAGAAAAAGACATGAAACCGGACGAAGCGGATTATCGTTACCCCGGTCCCAAAGCCCGGTTTAAGGAAAGCGCGGTGCTGGGGGTTGCGGATAGCGTGGAAGCGGCGGTCCGTTCCATGGATGCGCCGACAGGGGAGAAGATCGAGAAACTTGTCAATGATATCATTCGCGATCGGCTTATAGATGGGCAATTTGACGAATGTGACCTCACGATGAAAGAAATATCGATCGTCGCCAATACGATGTGCGAGACGTTGCGGGGAACGTTTCATTCTCGGATTGAATATCCCGAAAACAGCGAAGGTGAAAAGGAGAAATCAGCGAATGGCGATTCATATTGATATTGCGGATGAGACGGCGACACTTCCGGAAACGCAGGTGGCGCTTGTCACGAATGTATTACAATCAACGTGTGAACGTCTTGGATTGCCCGCGGACACAGAGTGTTCACTGCTGTTCGTGGATGCGAAAACGATTCAGGCATTAAATCGGGATTATCGAGGCAAAGATGATGCAACGGACGTGTTGTCTTTTGCGTTAAATGATGATGCAGAAGCAATGGATACGGATCCTGCAGACCATATGCTTGGAGATATCGTTGTTTGCGTCGAGCAGGCGCGTGATCAAGCGGGAGAATATGGCCATTCCATGGAGCGTGAACTTTGTTTTTTAGCTGTCCACGGCCTGCTCCATTTGCTCGGTTATGACCATGGGACGACCGCAGAGGAACAAGAGATGTTCACGTTGCAGGAGGAATTGTTGAGCGCTTATGGACTGGAAAGAAAAACCTAAACAAAAAGGGATTCGCCGCTTATTTTTTTCCTTTTTTTTCGCAAGCCGAGGCTTATGGTATGTGCTCAAAAATGAACAAAACATGGTCATTCATATGGCTATTGCGAGCACCATTCTTGTGCTCGGATTTGTTTTCGGAGTAAGTCTTATCGAATGGGCGATTCTCCTTGTCGTGATCGGTGGCGTGATTACGTTTGAACTGGTCAACACGGCGATTGAACGAGTCGTAGACTTGGTGAGCGAAGACTATCATCCACTTGCGAAAATCGCAAAGGATGTAGCCGCGACTGCTGTATTTGTATATAGTTTAATCGCGGTCGTCGTCGGTATTATTATTTTTTATCAACCGTTGCTTGAACTTTTTGGGATAAAATAAGAGTCAACACTAAAATCTATGGTTGACAAATCTGAACGATGGTGACCACTATGGAAAAACACTACGCTTTCCGTGGGCTTGCACTCAGCCTCCTCGTTAGAAAACTAGGCTTTTCGCCAAGCTTTTATAACGAAAAGAAAGAAGATCGCTTTTTTTCTTTTTCCTCCGCTAGCTTGTGTTATTATCATAATTATTCACTGATATCAACGATAGATTTTGATGAAGAGCCGAAATAAGGAGATGGAATGGCATGGAAACGTTAATTCAGCGGGCAAAAGAAGCAAGGGGTTCCGCGTATGCGCCGTATTCGGCCTTTCCGGTCGGTGCTTGCGCGGAAACCGATGCTGGTTTTTTCCAAGGATGCAATATCGAAAACGCTTCTTATGGCCTTTCGAATTGCGGAGAGCGGACCGCGATTTTCAACGCGGTTTCGGCAGGAGCGAAGCGGGTGAAAAAAATCGCGGTGATCGCGGATGCGAAGGAACCGGTGTCCCCGTGCGGCGCTTGCCGGCAAGTAATGGCGGAATTTATGGACCCCGAGGCGGAAGTCGCACTTGCGAATTTGAAAGGAGACACAAAAAAAATGACAGTTGCCGAGCTATTGCCGGGTGCATTTGAAGCGGGGGATATGGATGAGTGAGTACCGTTCCGGGTTCGCGGCATTAATCGGACGGCCAAATGCGGGGAAATCAACGTTTTTAAATCAAGTATTGGGACAAAAGATCGCGATTATGAGTGACAAACCGCAAACGACGCGAAATAAAATTCAGGCGGTACATACGCAAACGAACGGCCAGGTCATTTTTGTGGATACGCCGGGCGTGCATAAACCGAAGCATCAACTCGGCGAGTATATGGTGAAAACGGCTCTCGATTCATTGTCGGAGGTGGACCTGGTTTTGTTTTTTATCGATGCTTCGGAACCTTTCGGACGGGGGGAGCAGTTTATTCTTGATGCTTTGCAAAAGGCGAACACGCCAGTGTTTTTGATCATGAACAAAATTGATAAAATTCATCCGGACCACGTATTGGAACGGATTGAAGAATACCGGCATTATGGGACCTTTGCGGAAATATTTCCGATTTCCGCGCTCCGTGACCAAAATGTGGGTCCGTTGTTGGAACATATTTATAAGTATTTGCCGGAAGGGCCGCAGTATTATCCGGAAGAGCAAATCACCGATCACCCGGAGCGCTTTATTATGGCGGAATTTATTCGCGAAAAGGTGTTGGGCCATACCCGTGATGAAATCCCCCATTCGATCGCAGTGATGATTGATGAAGTGCAAGAAAGGGAAAATCAAAAAACCTATGTGCAAGCTACGATCATTGTCGAACGAAAATCGCAAAAGGGAATTATTATCGGACGCAATGGTTCGATGTTGAAAACGATCGGACAGGAAGCGAGAAAAGATATCCACGGGCTTCTCGGTACCGATGTGTACCTTGACCTTTGGGTGAAAGTGCAAAAGGACTGGCGGAACAAAAGCCGCTTTCTCCGGGAACAAGGATATAGCGACAAAGAGTAGCAACTGCGATCGTTCGACGTTTCTCTTCCCCCCGGCGCCCGAAAGGCAAATACGCACGAACCAACGGCGATTCCCCCGAAAGCCTTGTTTTTTACGATCATGTATCTATACTGGAAGTTAGGTGCACATAAATAGGGACTGCTGAATAATGGAAAAAGACTGGCACATAAGCATTTTCCGTTGGTGTTGTCAAAACTGGATGCAAGGAAATCCATCCTATAAGCAAAAAACCCTTGCACTTCTGGCAACGTACGGAGGGATGGTGCTGCAATGGCGAGACTCCAGCGGAAAAACGGACGCGTCAAGCCCCCGCAGCGCCGGTTGTGCGCGAGGAGGCTTGACCGTTCGTCCGCGGAAAGCGAAGCTATGGAAGCGACATCCCGGCTTCAGCTGATAGCTGCAAGTTGTTCAGCAATCCATAAATAGTAAATTTTCTCTGTTATGAGAGTGCCTGCTTTTGCTCAATCTAATCGTAGATGCAAAAACAAAACAAGAGGGGGAACTACAGATGTTAAATTATTGGAAAGTTTTTGCTCTGACCGGTGACCTCGATGCGTATTTAATGCATAAAGAATATGAGTGCACAGATGAATGGATGGAGCCTGGAGAAGAAGAAGCAGCTTCAGCGAAGAATGACGACGAACACACATGAGCAAGGATGAATACCTATGCTTGAAAAAAACGAAGGGCTCGTTATACGTGCGGTTTCCTACGGAGAGGCCAACATCATCCTCACGGTTTTTACAAGAGAGCGTGGGAAAATCGCTTTGATGGCACGTGGTGCAAAAAAATCAACCAGTCGCTTTGCGGCAGTCAGTCAATTGTTTTCATATGGGCTCTTTCATTTTCATTACCGACCTTCTTCGATGAGCACACTTTCGCAAGGAGAGGT belongs to Salicibibacter cibi and includes:
- a CDS encoding YqzL family protein; translation: MLNYWKVFALTGDLDAYLMHKEYECTDEWMEPGEEEAASAKNDDEHT
- a CDS encoding cytidine deaminase, with the translated sequence METLIQRAKEARGSAYAPYSAFPVGACAETDAGFFQGCNIENASYGLSNCGERTAIFNAVSAGAKRVKKIAVIADAKEPVSPCGACRQVMAEFMDPEAEVALANLKGDTKKMTVAELLPGAFEAGDMDE
- a CDS encoding HD family phosphohydrolase yields the protein MTANKNKKQKLQTPGTRHRSVRVSLFLLLGILLYVSMLDNVQPEQLDVSLSEPAPEDIRSPITVEHEALTAEREQAALDELDPSYVHRNDYVLMQTEKINTVFELATEFQAEDADDTSSVDIQVEQLQETLEEEMDQRLPEETLEILLDESEEQLMIGRDAARNAVHEVMNEELAVDDVPVAREEAEERVSMSMGNSQLQNASADIASHMVTANYIYDDENTAERREEALDEVEPVLIREGELLAEEGEIIDAEIYEQLNLTGLLDDDFSPFPYLGLLLFVGMIVAMVAFYATQTSSPLRYSNQALFLYVLVFFIMLATMKIMSVLNLFDMEGILWVTPVALGTMLLAQLLSYRVALYTAVLLALAGSVIFNGEATGNFHATFMVYALFSGLAGVFFLGKTPQIAKILQSGVFIALMNALTVTAFYFLSNVPIVLESYGLEIGFAVGSGFLAAVLTLGFLPFFETGFNILSKTKLIELSNANQPLLRKILLEAPGTYHHSVMVANLSEAACEAIGTNGLLARVGAYYHDLGKTKRPQYFIENQMKIGNPHERLSPDVSAQIIIDHPYDGARMLEAHNFPKQIVDFAKEHHGTTLLKYFYHKAKEKDMKPDEADYRYPGPKARFKESAVLGVADSVEAAVRSMDAPTGEKIEKLVNDIIRDRLIDGQFDECDLTMKEISIVANTMCETLRGTFHSRIEYPENSEGEKEKSANGDSY
- the era gene encoding GTPase Era; the protein is MSEYRSGFAALIGRPNAGKSTFLNQVLGQKIAIMSDKPQTTRNKIQAVHTQTNGQVIFVDTPGVHKPKHQLGEYMVKTALDSLSEVDLVLFFIDASEPFGRGEQFILDALQKANTPVFLIMNKIDKIHPDHVLERIEEYRHYGTFAEIFPISALRDQNVGPLLEHIYKYLPEGPQYYPEEQITDHPERFIMAEFIREKVLGHTRDEIPHSIAVMIDEVQERENQKTYVQATIIVERKSQKGIIIGRNGSMLKTIGQEARKDIHGLLGTDVYLDLWVKVQKDWRNKSRFLREQGYSDKE
- a CDS encoding diacylglycerol kinase family protein, with the protein product MDWKEKPKQKGIRRLFFSFFFASRGLWYVLKNEQNMVIHMAIASTILVLGFVFGVSLIEWAILLVVIGGVITFELVNTAIERVVDLVSEDYHPLAKIAKDVAATAVFVYSLIAVVVGIIIFYQPLLELFGIK
- the ybeY gene encoding rRNA maturation RNase YbeY — encoded protein: MAIHIDIADETATLPETQVALVTNVLQSTCERLGLPADTECSLLFVDAKTIQALNRDYRGKDDATDVLSFALNDDAEAMDTDPADHMLGDIVVCVEQARDQAGEYGHSMERELCFLAVHGLLHLLGYDHGTTAEEQEMFTLQEELLSAYGLERKT